GCAAATTCGCGTGTGTAATGTGCCACATGATATTTAGCAGGGCAGATGCGTGCATTTCAAGTGTGGGGAGGGATTCGGGAACGCATTTAATTCTGATATCAATTGCATTAATCGCTATGGCACATTATAGTGGTAATGGTAAGTAGGGcctgtttttttatgctgaaaatattagaattaaaaaaaaatgttttctagcTCGATCTTTTACCTTTTGCCATGTTCTCCAAATTTCGTTCATGCACGCTAATGTCAATGCGTAAAGCTCCTTcagctgtaaaaataaataaagaaaaaaatatgacacaTTAAtattcttaaaacattattgtaaACATAAAGGCTACGATAATTAGATTTATAGCAGAACATTCTTACATATTAAATTTTACCTTGTCTGTCCTTTTGTTCCTGATCGAGTGTTGTTTTTCGTTGATCATTAtgcacacctggaaaaaaaaaatgtagtaaaatattggggaaaaaaaagcttcataTGCTCACACAGGTTAGACAAATGAGCCACATAATCACCATTTGATCTGCGCGGGCTGCTCGGCGACTCGAACGTGTCGTCCACTTGCACTTGGTTGTCCTTTTCATGCGCGTACACCTGCAAAATGGCGCACGCATGCACAACTCACGTCATTTCAAATTGACACAATGGAGGCCTTGACTCTGCAAATACGCTTTGAATAAATGAGGAAACCATAAAttcattataaataataataataataataataataataataataataataataataataataataataaatacaactaTATTGTAGGCCTCAtgggtaaaaaatatatataatagaattacatttttttttaacttgcatgcaattatttaaaatgttacatgcagtcaaaaaaaatgaaatatccgGTTCGAGGGTTTGAATACCGGTGAATTCAGGTATAATTTAAGAGTTTCATGCCATCTTACGTGATGAAGAGGTGATCCATCCCGGGTGAGTCTGCCCTCATCGGATGAGCCTGCAGTGTGCACCGAGTCCTCGGGTGACGCTACAGCGGGGCTGCAAGGTGCATCCTTCTCTCGACCCTCTTCAAGCGCCTCGGGCGCGGGAGACTCGCGACGGTCCCCCCTCGGCGAGATCCGGATGGGTTCGTCATCCTCTACCCCCCTGTTGGACTCCACGTCTACATCcgggtcgtcgtcgtcgtccacggTGTCTCTGTCCGGGGACATGGACCTATAGCTGGACGTCTCGCTGACAAAGTCCGGGGAGAGGTAACCGGGCCGCACGCCGAAGCCCTCCCGGGTCCCGTACAACTTGGCGATGCTCTCCGCGTCTTTGACGACAGGTCTGAAGGCGGAGATGTAGCTGCTTTTCCGGTGTGAGGTCGTCTCGTCCCCGGACCTGTCGTCGTCGTTCCTGCCGGATGAAGTTGGACATCGCTCCGCGGCATCATGCTGGTGGTTCTGGTGGCCGTCTTTGGGGGTGTTTGCGCTCTTTTCGCTTTGGTCTGATAGGTCGAGGTCGGCCTGGCGGAGCCCGGGCAGCTCGGGAGGTTTGGCCGGGTAAGGCGGCATGGGGAGGCTGCTCGCCGTGGGCCAAAACACGGGGAAAGCGGGGTAAATGGCGTCCTTAGCGGGCCAAAACACACCGGGGACGTTGCTTTTAGTCACATCTGGCACGCCGTCACTTTTTTTCGGACACAAGCCGTAGCTAGCGAAACTATACGGGTGGTGTGGGAATAAGGGTGgggggattttttggagcatgccaAAGTTTTTACTCGGAACCGGGATGAGTGGGTAGCTCCTCGCACTGCTCGCCAACATGTTATTGCTCCCTTGATCCTCATCGCAACGTAAACTTTTGCGAGGGACTTCCGGGGAAGAAGTGCGGCCGAGCGCGGAGGAAGATGGCGCTTTCATGGGCGACCGCTCCCTGGAGCTCCCCATAGGAAGCGTCCTTTTCCTGCTGCCCCCGTTGAACATGGCTTTGACATCCTCCCACGCGTGGTTGACGTCATCCGAGGGCTTCTTCTCCGTCAGCTTCAGGTGGCGCCTCCACGAGTTGAAGTTGGCCGCGTCCGGCTGCAGGTACTTGGACTCCGGGGTGCGGTGCGAGTGGAAAATGAATTTATTTGGGGAGAAATACATGTTGCAAAAGGTGCATTTGATGCACTTGGCCCGGGAGCTGTTGTATCGGGCCGGGATGAAGCTGCCCCGAGAGCCCCACGCGCACTCGTGGGACACGTCGAAGGCGAAATTCTCGGGCAGCTTCGGGGGGCTGTGCGCCCCCAGGAAGGACTTGCAGAGCCGCTCGGCCTCCCGCTTGGTGATCATGCCGCAGCGTCTGGACGAAATGGGCATGGCGCCTGCGCGTCGCAAGAGCTCCAGCTGGACGGGGGTGCACTGCACACAGGTGATGCCCAAGGCCACCCTGCGGTTGTGGATCTCGTTGTAGCTGTAGTTCTTCAGCAGGGTGTTGGAGATCTGAGCCAGGCACAGTCTTTCCCTCCCGTCTATGACGAGGGAGACGATGGGCACCCCGTACAGGGAGGTCTCGCTCACTTGGTTCGGCTTGAGGGGGCTTGGGAGGCCCGAGGCGTCCCGTTTGGGACTCGGGGTGGACCTGGCTTCTCTTCCAGGCTCTCGAAGCTGTCCGGGTATCGAATCCATCCCTGGAAGCCTGTCATGCACGTGCCAAACTGGCCTGGCactgcacacaaaacaaaatatgagagcgaaattaaaataatcaagGATGTCAGTGCGTATATTAAAAAGTGATCTTATGTTCCTCTTCTATGTAACGCCCCTCTAGTGCTGTGCAGTGGACGTGCTGCTTCTCTGATCTTCCAAATCGGCTCAGCACTTATGAGCCAACTActaactaaagagccacataaGACCTGTCGAGGTAGATAAGGACAGCAGGAAAATGCAGCCTGAGCTGCACCAATGCGCTTAACGGGGAGGAAAAGAACAAGTGTAAGCTCCTTTGCTGGTAATTACACAGATCCAACCGTGCGTCTTCACATTGTTAATAAAAGACCAAGCCCAGATATAATTAAAGCATCAGGACGGATTAGCCTTAAACTGGCAGGAAGCAGGTCCACCTCGCCTTCACCCACGCATATTTACTCTTTTGCGCGCTTTTACGCGGGCCAGAAGACTCTCAGAAAACATCATGCActccttaaaataataatacattaaaaaaaaaaccattgtgATTAAGCatgcaaaaataccaaaataatatttacatttatatccACTAATATAATTCTTACCTCCTGCTCCAAACGACGACACCCTAAATGGccgtaaaaaatataataataaataaaaaagtgaatGCAAACCAACCGAGTAGCCACAAGACAATTTATAAAAGGTGCTGGATGCGTTATTTGACTTTATGTCCACACAAGATGCAGCAGACAAGGTGCCTCCATCCTGTTGGCCAGCAGGGAGGTGAATGGCGGCTAGACAGCGAACACATGGCACATCTCTCGATCTCCCTCTCTCTTTTGCTCACTCTCCTCCCCtctctcagaaaaaaataaggCTCCCTTTCTCGCCGTCTGGCTTTCAGTCGCGATGAGCCACAAAACACAGTTTTGGATAATTGTGCGCCAATGACGCACACATGACCAAGCGTGCCACACATTTTAGGCCAAAGATACACTAACATGTAAATTGGGAACTTTCAGATGAAATGTGTGCGGAGACGTCTGTTGTGAAATTTATACGGGTAATGACAAAGTTAAGCATACTGCAAAACAACGTCGAAAAAGGCCTAAATTCTGCTTATCATCACAATTTTATGGcacatgaattaaattaatttacagCAAGTTAACTTACAAAACAT
Above is a genomic segment from Festucalex cinctus isolate MCC-2025b chromosome 4, RoL_Fcin_1.0, whole genome shotgun sequence containing:
- the LOC144017439 gene encoding SKI family transcriptional corepressor 1 homolog-B-like isoform X1 translates to MSLYALTECVQDAFTALKTSARPVWHVHDRLPGMDSIPGQLREPGREARSTPSPKRDASGLPSPLKPNQVSETSLYGVPIVSLVIDGRERLCLAQISNTLLKNYSYNEIHNRRVALGITCVQCTPVQLELLRRAGAMPISSRRCGMITKREAERLCKSFLGAHSPPKLPENFAFDVSHECAWGSRGSFIPARYNSSRAKCIKCTFCNMYFSPNKFIFHSHRTPESKYLQPDAANFNSWRRHLKLTEKKPSDDVNHAWEDVKAMFNGGSRKRTLPMGSSRERSPMKAPSSSALGRTSSPEVPRKSLRCDEDQGSNNMLASSARSYPLIPVPSKNFGMLQKIPPPLFPHHPYSFASYGLCPKKSDGVPDVTKSNVPGVFWPAKDAIYPAFPVFWPTASSLPMPPYPAKPPELPGLRQADLDLSDQSEKSANTPKDGHQNHQHDAAERCPTSSGRNDDDRSGDETTSHRKSSYISAFRPVVKDAESIAKLYGTREGFGVRPGYLSPDFVSETSSYRSMSPDRDTVDDDDDPDVDVESNRGVEDDEPIRISPRGDRRESPAPEALEEGREKDAPCSPAVASPEDSVHTAGSSDEGRLTRDGSPLHHVYAHEKDNQVQVDDTFESPSSPRRSNGVHNDQRKTTLDQEQKDRQAEGALRIDISVHERNLENMAKEELQKQLVEQMELRKKLEREFQHLKDNFQDQMKRELSYREEMVQQLQIVREAHDALHHFSCKMLTPRQCTGACTFKPPLLPP
- the LOC144017439 gene encoding SKI family transcriptional corepressor 1 homolog-B-like isoform X2; translation: MSLYALTECVQDAFTALKTSARPVWHVHDRLPGMDSIPGQLREPGREARSTPSPKRDASGLPSPLKPNQVSETSLYGVPIVSLVIDGRERLCLAQISNTLLKNYSYNEIHNRRVALGITCVQCTPVQLELLRRAGAMPISSRRCGMITKREAERLCKSFLGAHSPPKLPENFAFDVSHECAWGSRGSFIPARYNSSRAKCIKCTFCNMYFSPNKFIFHSHRTPESKYLQPDAANFNSWRRHLKLTEKKPSDDVNHAWEDVKAMFNGGSRKRTLPMGSSRERSPMKAPSSSALGRTSSPEVPRKSLRCDEDQGSNNMLASSARSYPLIPVPSKNFGMLQKIPPPLFPHHPYSFASYGLCPKKSDGVPDVTKSNVPGVFWPAKDAIYPAFPVFWPTASSLPMPPYPAKPPELPGLRQADLDLSDQSEKSANTPKDGHQNHQHDAAERCPTSSGRNDDDRSGDETTSHRKSSYISAFRPVVKDAESIAKLYGTREGFGVRPGYLSPDFVSETSSYRSMSPDRDTVDDDDDPDVDVESNRGVEDDEPIRISPRGDRRESPAPEALEEGREKDAPCSPAVASPEDSVHTAGSSDEGRLTRDGSPLHHVYAHEKDNQVQVDDTFESPSSPRRSNGVHNDQRKTTLDQEQKDRQAEGALRIDISVHERNLENMAKEELQKQLVEQMELRKKLEREFQHLKDNFQDQMKRELSYREEMVQQLQIVRAHDALHHFSCKMLTPRQCTGACTFKPPLLPP
- the LOC144017439 gene encoding SKI family transcriptional corepressor 1 homolog-B-like isoform X3, translating into MDSIPGQLREPGREARSTPSPKRDASGLPSPLKPNQVSETSLYGVPIVSLVIDGRERLCLAQISNTLLKNYSYNEIHNRRVALGITCVQCTPVQLELLRRAGAMPISSRRCGMITKREAERLCKSFLGAHSPPKLPENFAFDVSHECAWGSRGSFIPARYNSSRAKCIKCTFCNMYFSPNKFIFHSHRTPESKYLQPDAANFNSWRRHLKLTEKKPSDDVNHAWEDVKAMFNGGSRKRTLPMGSSRERSPMKAPSSSALGRTSSPEVPRKSLRCDEDQGSNNMLASSARSYPLIPVPSKNFGMLQKIPPPLFPHHPYSFASYGLCPKKSDGVPDVTKSNVPGVFWPAKDAIYPAFPVFWPTASSLPMPPYPAKPPELPGLRQADLDLSDQSEKSANTPKDGHQNHQHDAAERCPTSSGRNDDDRSGDETTSHRKSSYISAFRPVVKDAESIAKLYGTREGFGVRPGYLSPDFVSETSSYRSMSPDRDTVDDDDDPDVDVESNRGVEDDEPIRISPRGDRRESPAPEALEEGREKDAPCSPAVASPEDSVHTAGSSDEGRLTRDGSPLHHVYAHEKDNQVQVDDTFESPSSPRRSNGVHNDQRKTTLDQEQKDRQAEGALRIDISVHERNLENMAKEELQKQLVEQMELRKKLEREFQHLKDNFQDQMKRELSYREEMVQQLQIVREAHDALHHFSCKMLTPRQCTGACTFKPPLLPP